GGCCATGCGAAAGTCCTCGCCGGGGCCCTTGCTGCCCTGGCTGTAGAGAAGGGCGTACTGGTCGTAGTCAGTCTCCACCACGGACACCGAGTAGGTGCTGCCCCAGTCTGGGAACCCAAGAGATGGCCCTGTTGGGGACTCAGCTCTGCTTCAGGGAGGGGGTGCGCCTGTGGGCTGTGGGCACTCAGTCCTCGGCCGGCCTGGGATGCTCCCCTACCCCGCTGCTCTCCAGCCCACACCCGGCTCCTGCCTCCACAGCCTGTGAACTCTCTCCCCAAACCAGACGTCCGGGAGAGCCAGGCTCAGAAAACCGGATTCTTGGTGCAGCCACAGAACTCGCTGCCAGAATTGGGAAGTGAAGAGGTCTCCCGGAGGGAGCCGTTCCCCAGGAGGGGTGAGGAAGCCCCTGCGTCCTGGGGAGGAGAACTGGGAGGAGGTGTGTGGAGGAGCCTTGGGGGCTGCATATGTGGGGAAAACTCCAGGGGACAGGAGCAGGGCCTGGCAAGACACTAGTGGGCTCCAGAGATGTTCCCACCCCCTGGAGGAAGGATCCCTCTGTCCCCACGCTGGTGCATGGGCAGTCACGCCCAGGCCTGGCCTTGGCCTCTCTGTCCTGGTGGGGCGGCCATCACCCCCCACCCCATGGATCTCCGAGGCAGAGGGCTGGCCGAGAGTCAGCCCGGCAAGTGTCACCCCCAGGCTGGGCCCAGGGGGTCGGTGGAGGCCCCACTCACGGGGACTCCGGTAGCTGTAGGAGCCAAGGGACTCCGCGGGCTGCAGCAGCATGGTCCGGGTCTCACACTGGTTTTTCCTGCAGGTGGGTGACCTCAGGGTCAGGGGCTAGGCCGAGGGTGTTCCCAGACCTCTGCGTCCCGGAAGCCCACCTGCCCGCTGTCACACCTGAGGAAGGTGGAGGTCAGGTTGAGGCCGCCATCCGAGGCCGGGGCCACCACCGACTTGCACATGGACAGCGCCGCCTTCTTCTCCCGCAGCCAGCTCGAGTTGGAGGCGAGGCCCGCGCTGAACCAGAGCCCCAGGAACTGCGGCGAGCGGCCCCCACCCGCGTCGGCCAGGACCCTCCGGACCACTGGTGCCGACCCGCGGGGGCgcctctgccctccccttcccAGCTCCCACCCGGGGGGGTCCCCACGTTCAATCCCCAAGAAGCCCCGCCCCTCGCCCTGCCCACAAACAGACCGCCCCTAGCGGCCCCGCCCCGGAAGCGGGCCCCGCCCCTGACAACGGCTCCCCGTCTGGCCACGCCCCCTCCGAGGACAGTGCCCCCCCCCATCGCCCCCCGCACCAGCCACCTCCGGCCCCTTCGCCCCCGGTCCGGACTCTGTGCCCTGGCGGGGCAACCGGCCCTTTCAGCGGGCGGCAGAGGACGCCGCGTGCCCGCAGGGGGTGGGCGGGTCCCCGGTTCGCTTCGCGGACCGCTGGGGGGTCTCCTCGGCCCTGGTGGGGCGCGCGGCCGGAGGTCCCGCGCTCCGGCGCGTCCCCGAGCAGCTCCCGGGCGAGAGCGCGCGTCGCCGGCTTTCTGTGCGGGGCGGGTCCCCCGCGCGCGCGGCGTGTTTGGCGCCATCCCCGGGCGCCACCGCCCCCCACCCGTGTCCTGGCGCCCAGGTGTGGAACGTGCGCTCGTGTGTCCTCTGGGGGTCGCGTGCCCGTGGCGATGGCCGTGTTTGGATGGCGTGGGCGCGTGTGTGGGCCGGTGTCCGCTTGGTCCATCGGGGAGACGGGACGCGGTGCCCAGGGAGGGCCCCTCGTGGTCAGCCTCCTCGGGCAGCCGCCCAGCCTCCTTCCTGAGCGCCGGGATCCGTCCCTGGCCGGCACTGCCGGGCACTGCGGAACTTCGCTCCCTCCCCCGGGGAGAAGACCCAGCTGGAAAGTGCCCTTCCCCGACCGGGCCCTGTAGCTCTTGGGGATGGCGCAGGGAAGCCCCTCACCTTTTCCTGCTGGAAGTCGGGCTGCACGGAGACCTGAGCCTCGGCTGCTGCCTGCAGGCCGCCCAGCAGCCCCAGCAGGACCAGCCCCATCCACAGAGTGTGCTGAGCAGCCATTCTCTGGAAGCAGAGCAGATGTCTGAGGCCCGGTGCCAGCGGTGTGGGCGAGCAAGGGAGGTGTGCAGCAGGAGTGGAGAGCACCGAGGAGACCCCTATTTATGGGCCAGGCCTGGCCTCACCCAGGGCCCCAGGACAGCCCACTGAAGACTCGTgatgcaggggtggggtggggtggctggGCGCTGCTGCAGCCTGGTCCCCCACAGGGGACTTATGcaagaggctgggcctggtgcccTGGCTCAAGCTGAGGCGGTGTGGGGGTGAGGCAGAGGCCCCTGCCCACTTGTCCCAGAGACAGAGCTGGCAACGTCCTCCTGCCCGCAGGACCCACCTGCCCGAAGCCCTGATAGGGATGGGGCTGTGTCCCTCAGCCATGcctgcctccaaggcctctggcCACTTCCCACGGTGGGGCAGGACCCACATTCTGCAGGCCCTACCATCGACACCTTTCGAGGCCTGCGACCCCAGAGCGGGACACAAAGCCTCGCTTCCACCCTGAGAGTTTGGTCCTGAAACGCCCAGCAAGTGAAGTGGTGAGAAGCTCTGGCCGAGGTAGAGAAACTGGGTCTGCCCCACAGGGGCTTGAGGGCCAGGTGTGCTGGGCATGGCTTCCCCGTGGCCAGTTGTTGGGGCTCTGAGAGTGGCCCCTGGGCACCCATTGCAGCTTGGGCACTCTGGGCTTGGGCACAGGCCCTATCCCTTGCCAGAGGCCCTGCCCTCTCCCAGCAACCTCCCGACCCTGACTCTGCCCCTCCGCCGCAAGTCTGGGCCTCCCCACCCCGAGTCTGGTCCTGTCGCGTTACCCCAGCGCTGCACCCAGCCCCTTGGGCCCCTCCAGCTTGTCGGCCGTGGCTGGGCCCTGCCGTGGGCCATCGCAGGCAGGCTCCTGGTGGACCGAGCTGTCCCAGCAGGCGTGGTAGGCAGGTGGGCCCATGTGGGGAGCTGGGAAATATACGTGAGAGCAGGAGTGACTGGGACAGGGTGGGGTGGCAGGCGTCTGGGGGGCCACTGCCAACCACTGGGGGCTGAAGCCCGTCCTCTTCCTAGGTCTGTGACCCACCCCTTGCTGGGGCACACGGGCCCTAGGAGTGAGCTCGCACTGCTTCTCCTCCCCAGTGGCCCAGGGGTCAAGGAGCCCAGACTTGGGGGCCTGGTGGCCTGGGGCAGATGCTAATGTAGCAGCAGCAGCTGGTGGGCAGCACTGGTGTCAGGGCGGCTGGGTAGCATCCCAGgcagaggccaaggtgagggagTGAGtcctggggagtggggaggtccCTGAGAGTCAGGGAGAAGGAGGGTAAGCAGAGCAAGGGGCCGGGGCAGGCCTCAGAACCCTCCTCCCCTGGGCCTCCCATCAGCCCCTGCCCAGAGCGGCAGTGCCCTGCTAGCTCAGATGCCATCTGTGCCCTAGGCTTAGAGGGAGGTCTGTTGGAACATTTGGGGGATGTCTAACCCCAGGACCCGACATGgcccctgtgcctggctcagCTGCAGAGCTGGGGGCTCCCACCAGGACAGAGATGGGCAGGAAGACAGTTGTGGCTGGGGCATCACTGCAGgcctggcctcctgccctctgccGGGTGAGTCCTGGCTGAGTCCCGGCTGCCATTCGGCCCTGGTGGGACTGGCGGCTCACTGAGTGGCCTGGCTGGAGGTCCCTACCCAGGCCAGGTAGGTCCAGGACAAGGGGCCTCCCGGTGGTGAGCAAGccccagggcatggtggcaggtggcaCAGGGCAGGGAGACCCGGGAGACGTGGCTCCAGTCTGGGCAGGCCTGGGAGGGACTGGGGAGCCTGATGGGCAAGGTCCTCCCATCGCCAGAGGGCTTCCCAGGGGGTCTCGGGTGTCCAGCCCTCAAACCCAGTGCACGGAGCAAGGACCaagcccctccccttccccactttCTGGTGGGCAGCAGAAGGCCCGGCAGGCCCCATGTCCCTTTCTCCTCCATGATCAGTCGTTACTGAGACCAAGTGGTCACTGGTGGCGCCCGGAGAGCTGGAAGAAACGGTGAGCTCATGCTCAGTTCGGGAACCAAATGCTTAGTCTCCGTGGTCAAGATGGCCAGCGGGCGGCCAGGGACACTCCCCAGGCACGGCTGACTGAATGCGGAGCCGCCCTCAAACCCTGATTCCTGGGGGCACCTGGGCCCGGCGAGGGCTGGAGATTCATCTCCCACCAAATCCAGGAAGGGCTGGGCACTTGCCAGTCCTGGTGAACTCACGCCAGaattctcccctcctcccccagccagGATTGTGCTTGTACGAGGTGAACAGGGGCAGGCGAGCCTTCGAGGGACCTCTTGCAGCTCAGGCAGGGACAAGGACCCCCCTGCGAATGCTCCTCGTCCTTGCCTTTGCTCTGAGCTCTGCTGCCATGCAGGACCTCAGTGGAGCCTGGGGGAGGGCTGGGCAGGAAGGAGCTGGCCACCCCACCCCGCTGATCTGGGAACAAGTTGTCCTGAGTCACAGAATGCAAGGACTTGGCCTCTACCTTAAGAAGTCATCAAGGCCATCCCCCTGCCTGTGGTACAGGCAGGTCAGAGACAAGCCTGGTGGCCTGAGCCTGGGCTCCCAGAACTGACCCCAACCTTTTCCTGGAGGGAAGCCGTCTCCACCCTGGGGCCCTGGCCAGCATCCTCTGGGGGCGCTGGTGCCCCTGTCCAGTGTCCCCACCGATGCTTTGCCCTCAAGGACTGAGGCTGTCCCAGTGACTGGTGGGACCTGAGCTTGACTGAATGTCCTCCAGCCTTGAATAGACTCATGGGGACCTTGTTAACCCCACACACCTGCGGCCTGGGATCAGCTCCCCCAGCCTGGGATTGGGGAGGAGCAGCCTCTATGCCCCACCCTCTCAGGCCCTGCCTTGCCTGCCCTCCAGAGGTGCCCAGGTCTCGAGGCTCCAGAGGCTCACTCCTGTCAGAGCTGCCCCGATAGGGATCCTCAGTAGGGGAGGGCAGTACCCGGGGTCACTGAGACCCTGCGTGGAGTGTTCTGGACAAGTCAGGGTCAGAGCAGGAGCACCCTGAGACTGCCACAGGGGATCCAGGGCAGGGTGCGGTGGGGGCAGCCCAGCACAGCGCTCCCCTAGGGGCCAGAAATTCTCCCCCCATGGCCATACCCACCCCTAtcgggtccagccctacagggccCCGTGAGTCCCCCTTTACAGGTGTGGAGACGAGAAACAGTGAGAGAAAAGAGAGTCTGGGCCTGGGGGTCCTCTGCTGCCGAGGCTCGGAGTCCGGCAGTGCCCCGAGGGCCCAGGCGCTCTGACTTTTACTGAGTACAGAGCAGGGGACAGGGTGGGTAGGTGAGGAACGGAGGGCAGTGACAGGGCCCAGGCCTTCCCAGCAGGGGAGGCGAGGAAACCTCGTGGGTCAGCACTTTTCTCAGATCTGTCAAGGATGTAAAGGATGTTAAAATTTGTGTCACCGTCACTAATTCTTATCttagaaggaagagaggaagcaggtGCAGAAGCGGAACTTGAAAGTAGACAAGGAACGTGGCTCTGAGGCGCAGGCGGAGACCAGCCCCGCTGTCTGCGGGCCCCCGACAGCCGCCAGGGCCTGGAGGAGCAGCGTTCCTCCTGAGCCCCCGAGGACAGAGACATCTTGGCCATcttggacatctccttccctagctggctaacaGCGGGCGCTTTCCCGGCACTGACTGGCAcagccgaggcgccctccagcagcccttacgtGGGCGGGACggagggcttagagcatcttgccttagggtcacccCTTTTCCTGATGTCACCTCAGTCCCGTGCTGCTTGACCTGAGGCTTATTGGTAAAATTAAAGGTCATATGATTGTATGTATACATTAATGATTACATGTGAATAGCTGTGTGATTATGGTTATATTTAGGAATAACTCTAACTGGATCTCCAATCTTTTCTAATTCTATATTCATATGAGAACAGACGGAGTCCTCAGACCCTTGCCTTGGCTCTTGTGGGGATCCCCCCACACCCCTACCCCTATACCTACTCCCAcaaccaccccacccccacccccacagcctaGGTATGCTCAGCTCCAGGATGCCAGCACTGTGGACCACCTCTGAGGCTCAACCTGGCTTCACAAAGCGCCCAGCTCAGCCATGGAAGGTCAAGGCTAGTGCCCCCACCTGCCCATTTTGGGGCTGGGCGGAAGCTCCTCAGGCCGGTGAGGTCTGGGTAGGGGCCGAGCCTGGGAGGACCCCGGGTCGGGGCAGCACCAGGCTGACCACCACTCCCCACAGAGACCAGAAGCCGGAAGGCCCCTTCAGCACCAGGGGCTGGCCCCTGCAGGGCACCAGTGGAGACCTGATTCTGGAGGCCGCTCCCCAGCTCTGTGCCCACCCCCAGTCAGGGTTCCCGACTGTGGGACGTGGGTCGGCCACATGGAGCCTAGGCCCACGCCCCTGAGATGGGGGTTCCCGGGGGGGCTCAAggtgaaccagggaggcagggccCCGGCTCTGAGAAGAGCCAGTGGTGAGGGAAGGGCGTTCCTAGCAGGGGCAGGGGGTGCCAGGCGCTGTGGAGCTGGGCAGGCCCCTCGGTCACAGGCCTCCGAGGCCTCCCTTCACCCCATGgtccctgctccccagcctgggcagttTCTGCCGGGTGCCATGGAGGGCGGCCTGTGTGTGAGGATGGGTCTGGCTCTGTCCACCTGAGAGCACAGGGGCCAGGCGAGCAgccagctgggagggaggcagccCCCGGGGTTAGATGAGGGGAGTGTCGGCGCTCAGCTCCTCCCTGGGCCTGGAGCCCAGGCTGATCCCAGTGGCCCTGCCCACTCACGATCACGCTGTGGTCACAGACAGGCAGACCTGGCTCCCCCTGGCACAGACTGTTTCTTTCTGGTGGGGTCGCGGGGACAGGTTGTGGCTGCGGCTCCTCGGGGTGGGGGCACAAaccaggctggggcaggtggtgaGGGTGGGGCCACCAAGGGCCAGGCCAGGGTCCACTGCCCTCAGGACAGAGGGTGGAAGGCCCAGGCAGAGAATCTTGGAGGGGCCGGAGTGAGAGGAGGGAGACCTTTGCGGGAGGGTGCCTGGGTCAGGAGAGGGGAGGGCTCAGGGCAGGCCTGGCTGACGCCTCCTGGCTTCACTGATGCCATCATGGCCCGGGACCCCCGGGACCCCCAGCAGTTACACATTTGGCTCACCACGGGCTCTCCTGTGAGGAAGGAGCACTGGTCAGAGGCCCAGGGGTCCAAGGCCATGTTCGAACGACCACTGACCCTGGGCACGACCTCTAACCCTGGGGCTCCCGCCTGCTCCAGGGCTGCTTTGGTAGCTGCAGATGGCCCAGTACAGGGGACCCAGGGGCTTGGGCAGAGACCCTCAGAGGGCCTGGATTGGGCAGGAGGGGATGCTCCAGGCCACAGCTGCGTCAAAGTCTGCGCCCCGAGGCACCCCTCCATCTGGAGCCCCAGCTCACTCTACTCTCAGAGCCCCAGCTGCTGTGGCCTCGGCTCATGGCCTCCGTCTTCCCAAGGGGCCCCTGCCTCGGGTCTGGGGTCTCGGGGGGCCTGGCACCTTGCAGCCCGGAGCCCTCTTGCCTCAAGGTCAACCCTCCCTGCCGTGGTCCCTTGGGTCAGAAATGAGGCTGCTGAGGGCTTCCCTGCAGCCCCTCGCCGGGACTCCTGTCCCTCCACCTGCCATCCGCTTTGCCTGCTGTGCACGTGGGCGCCTCCAGTGACCCGGATCCTGTCGGGACCCTCTGGCACCTGGGCTTGGTCCCCGGACCCTGATGATCTCCTGGGCGGTCCTTCCCCAGGCTGCACGgacaggggtggggctggggcaccTCAGGTTGTGTCGTTTGGGCACCAGGCACCCTCTCCTTGGTGAGCACTCCTGCCTGGCCCCAGGCCTCGGCCTGCAGGGATCCAGGCCAGCCTCCCCCATCAGGGTGGTCCCTGCTGCCTACCCCATGCCCCCTAGGCCTCCCAGTGCCAGTTTGGGGCAGGAAGGGAATGTGGTCGAGGCTGGTGCCCAGAATCTGGTCAGATCTGATCAATTTCTCCCTCAGGTCAAAATCCACCTCCTTCCCTACCCTGTGAGCCCTGGGAAGACGCCTCCCTCCCTGGCCCAGCCCCCAAGGTGTCCTGGGAGGCCCCTTCCCGCCATCCTCGGCGTCACCGAGCAGTTTGGCCTGGGTCCCCTCTCCTGGGGCTTGGTCTCAGCGTAGCATCCATCCCGCCATTTTCCTATCCCAGCTCTTCGGGGAGCAGGCAGGCGTCAGGCCTCTACTGCTGGGGACAGGCTGCTGATCATGCCCCCTCTGGGGCCACACCAAGACCTTCCCTGGAGTgtcctttttaatgtatttatggttttagagacagagtctcgctctgtcacccaggctggagtgcagtggtgcaatcacagctcagtgcagactcctgggcccaagcaatcctccctcctcagcctcccaagtagccaggactacaggcatgtaccgccacaccccactaatttttaaattttatttttgtagagacgggggtctcactatgttgtccaggctggtctcgaactcctggccacagctgatcctcttccctcagcctctgaaagtgctgggattacacatgtggaGTGTCCTTAACCTGGGGCTGCTCTGGGCCTTTCTCAGGGTGTCAGGCAGGGAAGACACCCTCCCTGCCTCCAAGGAGGTTCTGATCTGGCTGCCTCTCAGGGACAGGGGTACTGGGCCAGCGTTTGCAGGGTGGGTCCCTGTGGGAGGAGGTTgtgggcaggaggggctgggggaaggctTCGGGGCCTCCAGGAAGGGTTCTGATCTTCACTGCTCCTGAAGCCGCTCTTCCTGCCTGTCCCCGCTTCTGACGGTGTCCTCTGCCCATGGAAGTTCTCACTGGATGCATGGAATTGGAGTGTCCACCTACAGTCACCGTGTCCCCTGTCTCCGCACCCTCCCCTGATTTCCCCGTGACTCTGGGTCTCAGGACAGGCCCCTCCTCCAAACTGCAGGCCGCAGGAGGGGAGCAGGGGCCCCATGCTATGTTGAGGGTGGGGTGAGCTCCCTCACGGCAGGTGCTGCCTTGTTCTGCCCACGGGGTCCACCCACTGGCCTGTCTGTGTGAGGGGTCTCTACCCAGAGGCCCTTCCATCTCCCCTCCCGGGCAGCCCCATCACCTGACAGGGGCTCTGGGTGCCCGGCTTCAGCTGAGCGGGCTGGATGTGACCACGGCTGCCACCAACATCCTGAATTGAGACCTGCGTTCTGGCCAGAAGGTGTTAACCGCCAGGCCAGGACTGCCGCTCCCCCAGAACTGCAGGGCTGGGAGTGGGCAGGGCCCCCAGGCTGGGCTGGCCCCGGTGACTCTGGAGGAGCCTGCTCTGGACTGATGGGGACAGGTGGCCCTGGCCAGTGGTAGGCAGCCTTCCCGAACCTCACTTCCTCCACCTGCACCAAGGTTCTCCAGGGCCGTGGGGGCCacgctcactgtagcctcatgCAAGGACCAGTCACGCCTGGCGGCCAGCTGCattctcccccctcccctccccctcccctcccctcccccctcctccccctccttcccctccctcctcccccctccttcccctccctcctcccccctccttcccctccctcctcccccctccttcccctccctcctcccccctcctccccctccctcctctcctcctcttcccccccctcccttcttcccctccctactcccctctccctccttcctctcccttcttcccctccctccgtgcccctccctccttccttctccttcctcctttccctctcagGGCCCACTCACCCGCTTCTTCCTGAGGCCCAGCTGGAAACAGATCTTATGGAAAGGCAGGTTTGGGCCCCTCTGACCCCCCCCGAGCCTCGAGGGGCCCGGGTGCTGTGGCTGAAGCGTCCCCAGCAGGGTGAGGCCCACCCACAGGGGCCCCAGGGCTCCATGACGGGGTACAGGGGGTGGGACTCCTGGGCAGCAGCCAGCCTGGCAGGGGGTAGGGAAGGGGATGGGTGAGGTCTGGGCTGGGACCCCCTAGTAACAAGGTTCCCTGCGGTCCCCCACCCCACCGCAAGCAACCCCTTTCTCTCCAAGTGCAGGAAGGGGGAGATTTCACCCCTGTTCCTCCTCAGCAGGGGGACAAAGGGAGAGGCAGGGcagagggaggctgggctggggagaCAGGGGGCCTCGGGGGCCCAGCAAAGACCGGGGAGTGTGTCTTCCACTGGCGTCCACTGTTCCCCTTCTCAGCCTCggtgggggaatgggggaggaAATGTAGGGTGGGGGTTGGGCACCCACAGAGACCGCCAGCTCTCAGGGAGGCCCCAGACCTCACCTCCGACTCCCAAGCTGGGGTCTCTGTCCTGGTGCTCTTACCTCCATCCTCAGAGCGGCCACCCCAAAGGCTGCCAGCCAGCCCTGGATCTGGGTGTGACTGTGTGCCCTGCACGGGTGGCTGCCTGGAGCCCGCACTGCCCTGAGGCTTCAGCAGGATGAGGCCGAGCTGTTCCCTGGCCCGGGGCAGGCTGTGGAGGGGGCGCTGGAGGTGGGCGGGCTGGACTGCCGGAACCCCCTGCTCTACCCACAGGTGTAGTCTGGGCCAGGACCTCCCGGATGcagccccgccccttcctccaAGCCCCCTCTCTCCGGGCACAGCAGGTCTTGGGCCCACTCCCCCAGGCCCCCTAGTCCACCTGCCTCCCTCGCCAGCTGCTGGGTGGGGCAGCCGAGGGGCTTCTCAGCACTCCGGTCCTGTAATGAGGCCCCTGGGATGGCCCACCCTGGGAGGCTGCTGCTGACCCAGGCTGGGGCTTCCCCAGAGGATCTTGGTCTTGGCCTGGCCACAGCCCAGTTCTCAGGGGTCCTGTATGCATTTCTGAGTTCAGGGCTTGGTGACCCAGATGCTGGGCTGGGGGTGCACCCCCATCCCCACGGCTCCTTCCCATAGTGCTCAGCGGCACCTCAGGGCCCCATTGGCAGAGGTGTGATGGGCAGGTGGGCCAGCGGCGTGGACACAGGCTGGAGGGTCCAGACGCCTCCCTCTGGGCCCAGCAGTCTCCTGGTTTCCCTAAGGCCTTGGAGGGGTCACTGTCCTCTTCCAGGGTCTGAGCAGCTCCTGGAGCTCAGCCTAGGTTGGGGAGCATCTTGTGGGTCCTTGGTCTCTGCCACACCCCCAGGTGCCCTGTCCTCAGCTACCCACCAGCCCGAGGACTGCTCACAGGGGACTTGGGTTATCTCTGGAGGGCCCTGGGCTGAGGGCAGCCCAGCCTGTGTTGGGAGCTGCAGCCAGGCTGCTGGAGAGCCTGGGCCTCTTCACAGAGGGTCACCAGGGCTCAGCTTGGTCCCAGGCAGGGACCTGGTGGCTGGCAGGTGATGGGTGATGTGCCAGGGGGGCTCACCTTCTCCTACTGTCTCCTCGTCGCCCACCTCCCTCGGGCCCCTTCCATGTGACTGACACTTTGCATAGGCTCCCAAGGCCCCCCACCTTGTGCCCTCTGAGCAAGCGCATAGTATTTGAGCCAAGGCAAAGAGGGCACAGATGGGCCTGGCTGGTGTGCAGGGGGCCCAGGAGTCCCTCCCTCCCAGTACGGAACCCCTCCCCCACACACCGAGCCACACTGGGGTGGGGGTTGCCAGGGcgtgggctggggaggggcaaGCCTAGAAGGGAACCTGCCAGCACCGAATGGTGGTGG
The sequence above is a segment of the Saimiri boliviensis isolate mSaiBol1 chromosome 2, mSaiBol1.pri, whole genome shotgun sequence genome. Coding sequences within it:
- the PTGDS gene encoding prostaglandin-H2 D-isomerase; this encodes MAAQHTLWMGLVLLGLLGGLQAAAEAQVSVQPDFQQEKFLGLWFSAGLASNSSWLREKKAALSMCKSVVAPASDGGLNLTSTFLRKNQCETRTMLLQPAESLGSYSYRSPHWGSTYSVSVVETDYDQYALLYSQGSKGPGEDFRMATLYSRTQTPRAEFKEKFTAFCKAQDFTEDTIVFLPKTDKCMTEQE